A region of Vitis riparia cultivar Riparia Gloire de Montpellier isolate 1030 chromosome 1, EGFV_Vit.rip_1.0, whole genome shotgun sequence DNA encodes the following proteins:
- the LOC117920108 gene encoding serine/threonine-protein phosphatase 7 long form homolog encodes MEPGPLDPTVLHGQARHRSSVAWTGVDSKELHCRRREAIFHRTSVLDERIIPLLQRAGFYGVARLGFISLDWHLITAFVERWRPETHTFHLPQGECTITLQDIAMLIGLPVDGDAVTGSTCLDWRRVCYSLLGLTPGDTDIDGQRLHLTWLSQSFPTLAPDADEESIQRYTRAYILQLIGGFLFSGKSSDKVHLMFLPLLEDFEVAGRYSWGSACLAWLYRQLCRASHIDTHDISGPLILLQLWVWERFPFIAPHRLRVAPHDDQLPPPPLAIRWRDEFRTTSISMHVLAQYRHHLDRLTADQIIWQPYVDDMNVGLPDYCTAGKDIWCTISPLICFHIIEWHRPDRVLRQFGFRQGIPQPCDNESILHKCDLRGRHDVDWTTRHGDYIRRWSSRREHIARGEMAIGSLGYHDPYMVWYRSITIRFLTRTGSFHELLTTSIHQIYDIAPPDDFRIRRLCTTVLEAIHEMDRLDAPFSVDATTQLQPPSGDVRPTRRGPRTREIRHTPVVPRVRPSTDISPPHQQPTSSITRSGGVRTRGEGLIRGVVHHLISSRYHPSLDQEVYGLGEEGLIRGVVHHLISSRYHPLLDQEVYGLEGEGSYERD; translated from the exons ATGGAGCCGGGACCTTTGGATCCGACAGTTCTACATGGACAGGCCAGACACAGGTCATCTGTAGCATGGACAGGTGTAGACTCTAAGGAGCTTCATTGTAGACGGCGTGAGGCGATCTTCCATCGCACCAGTGTCCTCGACGAGCGTATTATTCCGTTGTTGCAGCGGGCAGGCTTCTATGGTGTTGCACGCTTAGGATTCATTTCCTTGGATTGGCATCTTATTACTGCATTTGTTGAGAGATGGCGACCTGAGACTCATACCTTCCACTTACCTCAGGGGGAGTGCACGATTACACTACAGGATATTGCCATGTTGATTGGACTACCAGTAGATGGAGATGCAGTTACTGGTAGCACATGTTTAGATTGGAGGCGTGTATGTTATTCTCTATTAGGACTCACTCCTGGAGATACAGACATAGATGGCCAGCGCCTTCATCTTACATGGTTGAGTCAGAGCTTCCCTACTTTGGCACCAGATGCTGATGAGGAGTCTATTCAGCGTTATACTAGGGCTTATATCTTACAGCTCATTGgaggttttctattttcaggAAAGTCTAGCGATAAGGtgcatcttatgtttttaccCCTTCTAGAGGATTTTGAGGTTGCTGGTAGGTATAGTTGGGGTAGTGCATGTTTAGCCTGGCTTTATCGACAGTTGTGTCGAGCCTCTCATATTGATACACATGATATATCTGGCCCACTGATTTTGCTCCAGTTATGGGTATGGGAGAGGTTCCCATTTATTGCACCTCATCGTTTACGTGTAGCTCCACATGATGACCAGCTGCCTCCACCTCCATTGGCCATTcg gtgGAGAGATGAGTTTCGGACTACTTCCATTAGCATGCACGTCTTAGCTCAGTATAGGCACCATCTTGATCGACTTACAGCAGATCAG ATTATATGGCAGccttatgttgatgacatgaatgttgGTCTTCCTGATTATTGTACTgctgggaaagatatatggtgcaCTATCTCACCTTTGATATGTTTCCACATAATTGAATGGCATAGACCTGATCGAGTATTGCGGCAGTTTGGTTTTCGTCAAGGGATTCCTCAACCATGTGATAATGAGTCAATCTTACACAAGTGTGATTTGAGAGGTAGACATGATGTTGATTGGACTACTCGACATGGAGACTACATTCGACGTTGGAGCTCTAGGCGTGAGCATATTGCTAGAGGCGAGATGGCTATAGGTTCATTAGGGTATCATGATCCATACATGGTGTGGTATCGCTCCATTACTATTCGGTTTCTTACTCGGACTGGGTCCTTCCACGAGCTATTg ACTACCAGCATACACCAGATATATGATATTGCACCTCCAGATGATTTTCGCATTCGCAGGCTATGTACTACTGTATTAGAGGCCATACATGAGATGGATCGCTTAGATGCTCCATTTAGTGTTGATGCTACTACACAGCTCCAGCCTCCATCAGGAGATGTACGACCTACACGACGAGGGCCTCGTACGAGAGAGATTAGGCATACACCAGTTGTTCCCCGAGTGCGACCATCGACTGACATTAGTCCACCTCATCAGCAGCCGACATCATCCATTACTCGATCAGGAGGTGTACGGACTAGAGGGGAGGGTCTCATACGAGGAGTAGTCCACCACCTCATCAGCAGTCGATATCATCCATCACTCGATCAGGAGGTGTACGGACTAGGGGAGGAGGGCCTCATACGAGGAGTAGTCCACCACCTCATCAGCAGCCGATATCACCCATTACTCGATCAGGAGGTGTACGGACTAGAGGGCGAGGGCTCATACGAGAGGGACTAG
- the LOC117923585 gene encoding gibberellin-regulated protein 11-like: MGIRVLLLVTILLFCIAEASSDNKIFEHQHNQVVKGSAGRRLLPFLDCGGLCKERCSLHSRPNVCTRACGTCCVRCKCVPPGTYGNREMCGTCYTEMTTHGNKPKCP, encoded by the exons ATGGGTATACGTGTGCTTCTTCTCGTGACTATTCTGCTCTTCTGCATTGCTGAG GCTTCATCTGATAATAAGATATTCGAACATCAACATAATCAG GTGGTCAAAGGATCAGCTGGCAGGAGGCTTCTGCCTTTCTTgg ACTGTGGAGGGCTGTGCAAGGAGAGGTGCAGTTTGCACTCAAGACCGAACGTTTGCACCAGAGCATGTGGGACATGCTGTGTTAGGTGCAAATGCGTTCCTCCAGGCACCTATGGAAACAGAGAAATGTGTGGGACTTGCTACACCGAGATGACCACCCACGGCAACAAGCCCAAGTGCCCTTAG
- the LOC117920113 gene encoding uncharacterized protein LOC117920113, whose translation MGATNNYVDIPFTNENDDVEFYDEDEINEMHYDDEPPTNKVSSDDGEHIMPSPMFKQLNWDAINSMTAEPFTPRTGLWNESNELFKGLRFESKEDLQYAVKRYAICRNQHLVVCESEPQLWAVRCKKWQEGCNWRLRACRRKSHGMFEITKYAGPHTCVYPKLSQDHSQLDSTLIAREIQNVVQRDHTTSIATLHQIVKDKFGYDVHYRRIWEAKRKAMLRVFGDWDESYQALPKWMNILQLTNPGTKVVWKTIPLGGISGNVRFMRVFWAFGASVEGFKHCRPIIQIDGTFLYGKYMGKLLIATSIDGNGHVFPLRLQLLRKNHRIVGLGINAAVRNPLVGWSPPHAQHRYCLRHVVSNFNDKFKNKVLKELAYRAGCQHQPRKYERYMEELKRLDEKSVAWFSKLDTQKWTQAYDLGYRYGWMTTNIAECINGVLKGARMLPITALVQLTFYRCVSYFETRRAEIRARMAVGDVYTAYAIEKFRRAEAKASGHTVTIFHRIHETFEVITALHGFHMDKGRNKQVVKLNEGTCSCNKWQSFGIPCSHVLAVSAHMRIDSWQLVEKYYRLDAYASCYAPEFHPIPHESYWPYPDFPILHPDPTSMRDKGRPRSSRIRNEMDLKEPSVRIRCGLCKIAGHNRRNCPTKDGGQSSNPLPHDN comes from the exons ATGGGAGCGACAAACAATTATGTTGACATCCCATttacaaatgaaaatgatgatgtggAATTTTATGATGAGGACGAAATTAATGAGATGCATTATGATGATGAACCTCCAACAAATAAGGTTTCTTCAGATGATGGTGAGCATATTATGCCTTCCCCAATGTTCAAACAATTGAATTGGGATGCAATAAATAGCATGACTGCTGAGCCTTTCACACCACGTACCGGATTGTGGAATGAATCCAATGAGTTGTTTAAAGGATTGAGATTTGAGAGTAAAGAAGACTTGCAATATGCTGTAAAACGTTATGCAATATGTCGGAATCAACATTTGGTGGTTTGTGAATCAGAACCACAATTGTGGGCAGTGAGATGTAAGAAGTGGCAGGAAGGATGTAATTGGAGGCTTCGTGCATGTCGTCGTAAAAGCCATGGAATGTTTGAGATAACCAAGTACGCAGGTCCTCATACTTGTGTTTACCCTAAATTATCACAAGACCACTCTCAATTGGACTCTACATTGATTGCAAGAGAGATCCAAAATGTAGTTCAGAGGGATCACACTACCTCTATTGCTACATTACACCAGATAGTGAaggataaatttggatatgatgtCCATTATAGGAGAATTTGGGAAGCTAAGAGAAAAGCAATGCTTAGAGTTTTTGGTGATTGGGATGAATCTTATCAAGCATTGCCGAAGTGGATGAACATCCTTCAGCTAACTAATCCTGGAACAAAGGTTGTTTGGAAGACAATACCTTTAGGAGGGATTTCTGGGAACGTGCGGTTTATGCGTGTTTTTTGGGCATTTGGGGCAAGTGTTGAAGGGTTCAAGCATTGCAGAccaattatacaaattgatggTACATTCCTATATGGAAAATACATGGGGAAGCTTTTAATTGCTACTTCAATTGATGGAAATGGTCATGTATTCCCCTTGCGTTTGCAATTGTTGAGGAAGAATCACAGGATAGTTGGTCTTG GAATAAATGCTGCTGTTAGAAATCCATTAGTTGGATGGAGCCCCCCTCATGCGCAACATCGATACTGTCTTAGGCATGTAGTGAGCAATTTTAAtgacaaatttaagaataaggtCTTAAAAGAGTTGGCGTATAGAGCTGGATGTCAACATCAACCGCGGAAGTATGAGAGATACATGGAGGAGTTAAAACGATTGGATGAAAAAAGTGTGGCTTGGTTTTCAAAGTTAGACACTCAAAAGTGGACTCAAGCATATGATCTAGGATATCGGTATGGGTGGATGACCACAAATATTGCTGAGTGCATTAATGGGGTGCTTAAGGGAGCGCGAATGTTACCTATCACTGCACTTGTTCAATTAACTTTTTATCGATGTGTGTCATACTTTGAGACTCGTAGAGCAGAGATACGTGCTAGAATGGCAGTTGGAGATGTGTACACTGCATATGCAATTGAAAAATTTAGAAGAGCCGAGGCCAAAGCTAGTGGACACACTGTCACCATTTTCCATCGAATTCATGAAACATTTGAAGTAATTACAGCTCTCCATGGGTTTCATATGGATAAAGGACGTAACAAACAAGTGGTTAAGCTTAATGAAGGTACATGTAGTTGTAATAAGTGGCAATCATTTGGCATTCCATGCTCACATGTGCTAGCTGTTTCTGCTCATATGAGGATTGATAGTTGGCAATTAGTTGAAAAATACTATAGGCTGGATGCCTATGCCAGTTGTTACGCTCCTGAATTTCATCCCATTCCTCATGAATCTTATTGGCCATATCCTGATTTTCCTATTCTCCACCCTGACCCAACTTCAATGAGGGATAAGGGGCGTCCTAGATCATCAAGGATAAGGAATGAAATGGATTTGAAGGAACCAAGCGTTAGGATTCGATGTGGTTTATGTAAAATAGCGGGCCATAATCGTCGCAATTGTCCCACAAAAGATGGAGGGCAATCCTCCAACCCCCTTCCTCATGACAATTAA